tccttgcttcaaacccacaagcaatagtataaattttatagaacaacattgctgactctaagtccacaaatgttttgccaaccacgggtgtaaacttctcttcaatcctacttatccattgctcagtgccacccggtgtgtaagttaccaaagtagtaggtgtggaaatagttggcattgtaggggttgttaagatagcagtagaaccctcaccatcctgaccagaaccaacattagagcaaggaacctcaccacaaccgacacgaggcgtcacactacactgtgagttgttgttgacatttgaatcaacacctaagaagataaaaggttcacaaagtcacatctcacattcacaaaacaaggcttaagattcactaaataaggtctgtgattcacaaataaagTCTGAGCATATTATTTGAGCAAGGAAGAGAGCAGAATAGGTCATTCCTAAAGGGTTCACAAAaagagctctaggattcacaaacacaaggactgagattcacaagttcactttttggttcagattattagttcagtttttaatcttacccaggttgtatatattagttattaagtttcacaaaataaccttctagtttcacaaactagGGTATCTGCTTCACACAAAATTGTATATATTACCTATTCCCGAGTTCAGGGGCCCTTTCTATGGGTAGCATCAAGGCTTGattcaaaatattttaactacactcCAGTATGTAGAAGAGTCTCGTATTCATCTAAACACGCAGGAAAATCACTCGCTGATGCAGATGAATGGTGCACCTATAGCTACATCAGTATTGCTCTATGTGCATTGCCTCGAATAAATAGGGGTCattgataaactaaacaaatatcatatcttgcttaatttttcagcttttcattttattttatttttgaatgttgttgtttagttaattcgaaagccatgaacctgcgaaattttatgtgatgaaaaattacaatatttttaagttttctgaatatAACTTAtgatttaattaattatcacactaTCATCATTTGCTAAAATTCACTGagtaaggtatgagattcacaaaataaggtctaagattcacaaaataagtaaaagagcagaaaaggtgattctaaccatttatgatgaccaagtttcacaaaacaagctctaagattcactaaaataggtctgagattcacaaaataaggtctgagattcaccaaacagcAAAATCAACTCAATTCATAAACTCTTACAGTAACAATTCAACCAACTCTTACagtcacacaattaggtcctaagATTCACAAATTCAACTCAATTCATAAACTAAACCTTGCAAAAAAAACTGAAATACAATATCGATCCATATATTCTATAATAATCGAGCAGAAATTTTGACAAATGCAAATTGAATCAGAAAACATGAGATtttacaaaaattacaaaaaaaaaacgatatacctgattcaataacactattatcatcagccattgtgatatctacaatctccatagcaattagagcagcaaaatcgtcaaaaacaattTAGTAAGTAGTACGAAATTGCGAGAAAAAGGAAATCGCTCAAAATATTGGTCAAATTCGAAGGTTTTATTTACAAAATCgttcaatttgatcaaattcgaacctgatatcatcaatttatgaatgaattgacagaattgtatgaatatactctattttgatcaaaattatgaaattacctgaaaattaatcgatttttcttctgaaattacttgaatcaacgttgttgaatgttgttttgatgaaatccACGAACAATCGATGAACAAATTGATGAGCTTTGCTGAAGAATTTCCGTTGAACGAACGAGAGCATGCTTGTTGAAGAAATTTCAGGAAAACAATTTTGTTTGTATATTTTAGAGAGAGAGTGTGTAATTGGGCTATTGTATGATTTAATATTTTAGTGAGAGAAAGTATTTTGGGCTAAATGAAAAGATTTGGAGTGACCCCTCAATTTTTAGCCCAATGAATAATAGGAAGTTAGTCCATAAATGAAGGAttaatgaaggaatttggtgaggccggccgcctcgccataattattttaattattataatatatatatttcctaattatgttcaagtgatatttccaatttttatatcaaacgtTTACATTTCACTTCGCAAAAAAGTatcattaaaaaaattattaaaataatataattagcttcgtggtaaaaaaatgctatcatcagagtataaatttcatattatttgcacatattaaaactttttagtatgtaaaattgtgtaatttttagtattttttgtcccacattggaaattaacgtaggtgtggtgaatatactacaaataaatagtaaaattgtcccacatcgaaagattagtataagatgatgtgatcctatgattataaatatgaggcatatctagaacttatgtatccacccaaaaatttttgagtctaataaatattgttttaaagagctcttaagattttctatcattatctacgatatgatataaaaaataaagtggaaatcgttgggaactacccgggaaagagttaagaacatgaacaaaaaaatcaaaaatacaaaactaaaggttttactaatggtaatcTCCTGACACAATACAAAATTAAAGATTTTATTAATGGTTGTCttttgaatgcagtaatagagcgttaatgcgTCGTtatatgtgtaacacccccgcacaccaagatgccttaccaaggactatcccaatgtatgaaggtgttaccatcacGATCACCcaaggtagtagatcaaataaacaataaaagaacatttatattaTAATACTTTACGTCTTCACAACTCAAATTACGTGACAGAATATAAATGATAGCTATGACAACCACTAAGCTCAAGCGTCTGGACTTCTACTCCGCTAGCGTGGCGACTCGATTTCCTCCATacccaacaacaaacaaaccaactgtacctgctaatccaactgctcaccatccccgaatggatcaccacagttttgaaaacacaacacggggccAGTTACTGATTAACCAAATAAGACAAATACAAGAGAAACAACAAACGAACAATATCCACCTCAATCTCCCAATCACACACAATAACCGATTACACACCAAGTATGTAGCCTTGCCAgattactcatcgcaacaagtaatcctcaccgccagtgggggaccgcagccaatccccacctaagcccgcgctcatcaacgagcgataaccctgtcccattaatgtgcacatccgctCCCGTGATggattccacggagggcgaaactagggcgtgaagccactcccgcaagtgactccactcagccgagaacgcaccttgcgaaccatcatcatcatcatcatcaatcgtCATAACCCAACACCAACTCCCAtactccaacaacaacaacaagcagATAAACAATCATACAACAATATCGATTACAACAATTCCAACAATCAAAATACAATAACAGTCTTAATCcaattaaacagtaaaactgggtagggaaaccctaccttatcgccaacTATGAAAATGCATCCACAAAAAGCCAAGACTCCGAGATGCATCATAGTGACGTAGATCGACGGTGACAAAGACGACATCCACGCACGCATCCTTCATATGCAAACCCGTTCCCTTCCGTGGTTAAGTTCTAGGCTATATGAGAGTGTAGGGAGAAatgggtgataggtgagagagagaCAAATTAAGGTTGGAGTGAAAAGGAACCGTCGAAAAATGAAATGAGACTTGCGAACTCGCATTATATATTAATGCGTCAACAAcagctatactcgatcgagtactctcatactcggccaaataagctctactcggtcgagtgttcacacTAGTAGTCCTTACTAGGTCGAACAACCACTCTCGTAAGACACTTATCTTAACTTAGCCTCTCACCTATTCCCTTCTACGGTCTTCCAtggtcaaagggtcggtcaaaagatccttaaacatcgtgggtattaagatatgtacgatgtagagacaTGTATACctttaaagaaaaataatatgtatgcAATAGTGTTTTTTTTAAGAAGGGACATgtacttcttggtatgttatatctttcacattgaaaaataatgtaggcatgatgaaaATACTACacctaaataattaaattatgtatctcacatcgaaagaatagtatacggtagggtgattttataaatataaataggaggcatccttaaaacttaggtattaacccaaaattttttgatataaaagatatgtactttttagtatgttatatgtcccacattgaaaaataatgtaggtgtggtgaatatattatgtataaataatagaactgtcTCATAtgtatacattttctatattatattaaagtgatgtttataattttgatataaagaCTTTATAtgtcatttgacaaaaaagtatcgtatgaaaattatataattagattgtgacaaaaaaaatatgatatcattagagtgtagattgtattgtattttctcattattaaatcgggttgatgtcaaagtaggtgcgaaaaaaaatggtgtacttagtatgttatttgtcctaattttaagtttctacatataacccttgtgtttacttttttcataacggcgttactcctatgagtaactagatgagtaattgagcatgtcATGTTATtcgtgttttgttatttaggtattaaatgttagtttattaaataaaatatgaatttaggaattagatgatgaagtgtttgtgtaatagataacaaaagaaaaaggcgtcacaagTCATATGAGTAATGACGTTATGAcagaagttgtcaaatggtattctgggaaataaaaaggtgaacacaggggtaccatttgtagaaacatAAAATTAgaggtaccatgtgtaatctatcaaagttcaaggttaccatgagaaatttccaatattataatgatatagttaattaaaattttcatttaaaagagagagatatccgtaccaataaaacaataaaggggtattattttttaattgttactttattgtcacgccatcaaacttaacgtccatttaacagcttTTACATTAGGAGGGTGCCATAGGCAAAAAAAAGGAACCTCAAGAGtatcataggcagattcttaaaagtaggggtaacatggaaaaactgacaaaattaaggggtgccacgggaaatttccgtatctcaattatgataaaaaaaattgaagaaaaacaacgtacaaatattattGGAGAGTACctaatcatattattaaatttaaatataattattagatataatgagtagcaattgtccgtattcggtattcgggatctggttggatgtcgaactaagtgcaaaaaagatggtgtaattctgagtatgttctttgtcccacattgaaaaacaatgcaggtttgatgaatatatactacatataaatagtagaattgtcccacatcagaaaaataatccaagtttggttaatatattacttataaatagtaaaattatcccacatcgaaagattagtatgaggtggggtgattatatgattataaataagagttaatctacgtatatattaatcttttttttaaaaagagatattttaataatatgtaaacaaatcattagacatagaatgtaaacattaaacccttataacttttttttttttggcattataaataagttaattatctCGTTGCAACGCACGAGCATTCAAACTAGTCTACATCATCAAAaaataatttaggaaagtttcataaataatattttccacataaaaaataaagtggagaatgtttaatcattataatatctatatttcgttatttatattcatgagaattttctaatttttatatgaaaactttgacatttcattcggcaaaaaaatatcgttataaaaattatgaagataatataattagattcgtggtaaaaaaaatgcattcattagagtatagatttcatatgatttgcacatattaaagatgatgtacattttaatattttatatgtcccacattgaaaaacaatgttagtgtggtgattataatacgtataaattatagaattgtctcacatcgaaaaattaacataaagtgggtgatcctatgattataaataggattcatagttggaacctatataccaactaaaaatcttttgagtctcttaagtattcttttggagagctcttaagagtttatatcattatattcagagtatgatatatatatttttttctatattatgtattatattcaagtgatgtttataatctttatagaaaacttatacatttcatttgccaaaaaagtattataaaaatattatgatagaaaaattaaatgctaaatagtatcatattatttagCATATATTTTtaaatatgataaaaaaaattaaaaacaaacgtacgaatattaataaatagtactttctccattcaagaccaaatacaacattttcatttacacacttgtcaagacacaaattacaacgtaaatatctttaagtttacatataaaaaatttaaaaatttgatattctcattgtactttataggtgaatcaaataagatctcacatgaccatattttgtcttacatattgcaaggaatcgtaaagattctattcgttcatgaatagtgtaaaaaaaagAATGTTGCAGAGACGAAGCTATTCCTTGGCCTCATGGGCCATGGCCCGGGTAAGATTGGAAGTATTAGTAAATAAAGGAGAAGAAAAGGCATTATACTGCAATTGGCATAATGGCAACAACCTATCAAAGTACTCCTATGCCTTGATGTCACGAGTTCGACCTTCAACACTAACGTGTTCATTTTTCCTTTTGTTGAGCATTTTTTTACCATTTTCTCATATTATATTGTCTCACATTATGTTTTTCTCTTTTGTTGACCCCTTTTGTTGAGCATTTTTTTACCATTTTCTCATATTATATTGTCTCACATTATGTTTTTCTCTTTTGTTGACCATTGTCATGTTTTTTTAACTCTCATTTTTTACAACAATTATTCTTTAACAGCTATAAACCCATTTTATCGAAAGCTTATTTGTTTCGAATTCTTTTTCATCACATAAGTTATTGTCAAAATGCTTTATAAATTGTAGAATAAATTTGTTGAATAAAAAAAAGTAATCCGTATCATAATCTAAAAATCATACTCTTATTGTCTCAATCAATTGGTATCATTGATTGAATTACGtctcacaaagaatataaaaATTAAACAATCTAATTATGACGGAGGAAGTAATAAATATTGACAATACTAAATAATGGTGTGAGGTCTATAATAGATGGGTGTAGATAAATCGGCCCCGGTTATTATTTTGTCCTAGCTTCGTCCCtggaatgttgtatttggtcttgaatcgagggTCTTGgcattcattaatctcattaatttacatattcatatatgaaataatttatttagtcataaaataaatgctagatcttatgcatgcaaacttaataaaaggagatggaaaaaCCGATTTCTCACCCTCTTATATTTGgtcatttgggcaccaacaagatcttcttcttgttagttcttgagcttccttataatggatgaacaaggttcaaaatagaacctctcccaaaagcatatacccaagaaaatcccttaataacttatataattatgaactagtaataatataagttttacttaaaatttgacacaaaaatgttaatttgttctcttgaatatttcggtcaagagaggagtgaTTTGTGAGGTAAttgtttctctaagttttcacaaattatagagagaattcattttcttacactagaaaaatattagttgaagttgtgaatgaatgatggaggaaaaactctatcttttctcttggaaaaaccggttggaggagggagtaggagccaatgcatgagcttgtttttctacctaagaaaactaggcatgcaaggctacaagtatggtttgatcattgtgttttccacttaaaaataaaaacacaatataaacctaatactccctcctttttcggcacacttaaataaaatgggtagtccattttattttgtcatttgtcaattgtgacaaatgtgacatgttacttgacatgtgaaattgtaatgtatttttaacatattaaaaatcaacatactcataaaatatgtcatatacaaaattgactagtaattcgtaattacttataccaaaacggtttatcaattataaatcacaacgtcttgtatttataataaattattcattcaatttcaatttcaattttaattgtttcgtaaacaataattttatccaagtaataaaacaattcgattacttagaccgtatctaatttaatcgaattacagtaagacacgttaactttactcacaaaatcatccgtcaattttaagcaatttaattaactcgtatcggcatacgattaattaaataatcaattaagagtatttccctataggtatgacctaaagggatcaactgatcaccaccgtcgcacgacagtgatgtcaaactctagtcagccaatcattaccgatatgtgtggaccagttgactgtaaaatattacatctcacatgtattcttaaaatgagatttaaacatgtgatcattatgatcgacaattgtgatcgcattattgtcggaggacacatattccaacagagggagtatagtatttgctcattattattaacccggGTTAGATATCAAATTATGTGcgaaaagatggtgtatttctaagtatgttatttgtcccacattgaaaaatatgttggtgtggtgaatatattatgtataaataatagaattgtcccacatctaAAGTTTAGCATGAGGTGGCTGATCATATGAAAAAGATGGTGTttttctaagtatattgtttgtcccacattgaaaaataatgtagatgtgctaaatatactacatataaatagttgaattgtcccacattagaagactatcatgaggtgaggtatcgtatgattataaataggagtcatatttgaaacttaggggtatcaacccaaaatgttttgaattgcttaaatattatcttagagagtaacttaggggtatcaacccaaaatcttttgaatcgcttaaatatttcgtataagagtttgtattaatgacaaaccttagttacaacaataccatacaaatattaaccacgtagatatttataaaagcggttatatattactatattagtgatattaaaatgtttattttaagacaatagatagtataataactttatttaagataaaaacataattaaaaaataaaatggatactaaatatacataaattgatTATTAATGCGTCATATATAATTATAATCTCtacactaaaatagaaaatttatgaattataatacaatcaagtgttgcataacAAGATCTTAAGttcacaaacaaatcaataatgagcttttttactttgataaatagtagaattaaatcttttttaactttcaaatataggtaattattatgcctcattacatttgagtaaaTAAAACACATCATAATatttaaccattaatcaaaatcgcaccagaaaaaagaaaatattttgcatttgtttatacattttattgctccctcaattaaattttaaaagtcgtgttaagaaaaaaaatataatttaaatcatatcatttgtacatattttaatcatgacaaaaaataaaaaaaaaacgtacgaatataaatagatagtatagtattttctcattattaaatcgggttggatatcaaaataggtgcaaaaaagatggtgtactttttcgtgtgttatttgtcccacattgaaaaataatgtaggtgtggtaaatatactgtATATAATTTAGTTGAATTGTCTCACaccagaaaattatcataaggtggggtgatcctaaaaattaatttaggaatgtatcataaataatattttttgatgtaaaaaataaagtggagaatcttttaattattataatatttattttctatattataatcaagtgatatttctaatttttatataaaaaattttacatttcatttggcaaaaatatgtcgttaagaaaattatgaatataatataatttgattcgtggtaaaaatgctATAATTAGCGTATAGATTTCAGATAATTtttacatatataaaattgtgtacttcttaattagtatgttatatgtcccacattgaaaaataatgtaagattatataaaaataatataataattgtcccacatcgaaagattaacataagatgtggTGGTCTTATGATCAACCcaacatcttttgcgtctctAAATAAGATGctttgacttttgatcatatctaaataaatgattagacataagatgtaaatagTAAGACCTTATATCAATTTTTTTGTTGCTAAGTTAATTACctcgttgcaacgcacgggcattcaaactagttaatgaataggagggagtattaattaatCCCATAAGTAgattatgtttattttaaggaaaattacCATATTCTCTGTTCTCCAAATTTATAATTCAAccaaaattatataatatttacattaaagtcccttgtTCAGGTCAATCGCACAGTGCTATTAATTTAAAACtatatattataattaatttgtataaatttatttaattacattgaaataacttggtttctggaattaatatatagtagaCTTATAAGTATCACACAATTACGAGAATGCTTTACTAGTTCTTCATTGTAATTGCAAACAGCACGATCATAATGACACTGCACCCACAAACTAATTAAGCTGAAATCAACAAATAACAGTTCCAGTTATTTCAACTTGTTAATTTTTAAATACAATTGATAATAACATAAATAACGCGGCTAGGTGGTGTATATTCACCATAATTTCATAAGAATATCGAAAGTTTAAAACAATAGTTCAAAATGAGAAAGGAAACACGGTTGATGCTGGTGTTTGGCATAATGTGCTCTCTGTCAAAGTTCACCTTATGTGAAGTAAACACCACCCAAGAAGAAGAAGCAATCCCAGAGTGCTTGCAGAAGTTAATGGATTGTTTTGAAGAGCATGTCGATAACGATTTAAAAGATCCCAAGTTCGATAGAGACAGTCCAGAGTTCGACCAAAAAGAATACCTTTGCTGTTCCTTAATGCAGCAAACAGTAGTACCTGAGAAGGAATGTTTGTGTAGTTCTATTGGAACTccttttttcttccttcttctcgaCGACACCTTAGGCCGTCCTGCCAAAGACGAAGCTGACAATGGCACCCGAGTATTGAAGTTGTGTGGTGTTGTCGACGACTCTGTTCCTTCTATCGGAGCCTTTTGTAAAGGTACTTACATTTTATTCATAATCCCTCTACATAGAAGACTAGACCAACGTTGATATGACAATCAACGTTTTCATAGCTTAATACATGTTTTTGTTATTGTGTAGACACCCAGAGCTTTCAGGAATTGACGACGACAACTCCAAGCACGCCTGCCAAGACAGACATGCCTTCCAACATTGCCAGCGGAAGGAAATACAGCACATTCATGGTTGTGATAAGCATTTTGATTTGTGTCTCAATTCATCTATATAACACCTGATTTTCTTAACCGCGCTAGCAATGAGAATTTCGGGACGTTTAATGGATTTGAGAGGTCCAGTTTTAAGTACAAAATTGTGGCCCCTTTGTGTGCTGAATTCTATATATATATGCGGCCATAcctcatgttttaattgttactTCGTTAGATAGATGTTTTGTTCTCCGATTCCTAGATCCTTTTTGCAACTTCTT
The Silene latifolia isolate original U9 population chromosome 11, ASM4854445v1, whole genome shotgun sequence genome window above contains:
- the LOC141613359 gene encoding uncharacterized protein LOC141613359, coding for MRKETRLMLVFGIMCSLSKFTLCEVNTTQEEEAIPECLQKLMDCFEEHVDNDLKDPKFDRDSPEFDQKEYLCCSLMQQTVVPEKECLCSSIGTPFFFLLLDDTLGRPAKDEADNGTRVLKLCGVVDDSVPSIGAFCKDTQSFQELTTTTPSTPAKTDMPSNIASGRKYSTFMVVISILICVSIHLYNT